TGATATCGCCTGGGTGACAGGGCATCCCAAGGGTTTAGGTGGTTATCTGACCCATGAGCCATGTCGGGGGAAAGAGCTTCGGGGGCTTCAGTCAGCCAGTCGACGTCGAAGTTTGTGTCAGCTTCGAAGTTTGGGTCAGGGGTGAATGAGGTGGACCAGGGAACGTCGTGGTTAGGGTACAAGTCAGGTGAGTGAGCAGAGTCACtggggtcaggggtcagggtgGAGTATTCTTCATCATCAGGCGAAGGCTGGCAGGTGAGTCCATCCGACTGTAGGTCATAGCCATTGTCACAGAAACACTGGTAGCCTCCCACATAGTTGAGACACTGTTGCTGGCAGGGTGACTCCCCAACACACTCATCTACATCCACACACTCTCCGTCGATGCCAATCTCATAGCCAGGGTTACACAGGCATGTGAAGGACCCCACTGTGTTCTCACAAAAGCCCTCACAACTGGCCTCATCAAGGCACTCGTCAATGTCCACACACTCGCCCTCATCGTCTGGCTGATAGCCCTGGTTGCAGGTGCAGTGGAAGGTGCCAGGGATGTTGACACAGAGCTGTGGACATGGCTGCTGTTGACATTCGTCCACGTCAGAACATCTGCGGCCATCTGGACCCATTTGGTAGCCGGGTGGGCAGATACAGCGAACGCCCCGAGGCGTCTCCATGCAGTCATACTCACACCCTGCCTCCACACAGACCTCTTTCATGTGGGGCTGGTCGGTGGAACCAGCAGAGTCGGAGGACAGCTCAGGAGGGTCGGTTGGGCTCAGGGGGTCGGGCCTGCAGCTGTAGCCGTCCTCATCTATTGTGAAGCCCTCAGAGCAGTAACAGTAGTaatctgtgtctgtgttctGGCAGAAGTGCTCGCATTTATGGTCCCCGCTGCACCAATCCTGGTTCTGTGGTGTTGTACTGGATGAACAGAGCGGGGTGTCCCTGGACCAGCCCACCGTCTCGTCATCTCTCTCCATGCACAACACTGAttgctcagcagcagcatcagggTCTGTGCTATCTGCAGGGCACGGCAGAGCTGCCACAGAGCCGTAGGGCACATGAGTCAGCAGGGAGCTGACAAGGTGAAATGGGGTGGTGTACAGAGCCGGACCTCTGCCCTCGTCCTCCAGTGGTGGACACATTCCCTTGTAGTTGTACTGACAAACATAACCATCCAAAGGCAGTGCACAGGAGCCGTCAACCCACCGGAAGTTGTCTTTACTCTCGCGTCCGTTCTCAGAAGTGTGGACTGTCATGGCCACACAGCGAGGAGCTGCACAGGTCCCAGGGGTGTCCTCACGGAGCCAGTTAGTGAACTGACCGTCCTGGTCTCCTGTTGGAAAGATAAAGACAAGGACCATCTTAGTAAAAGTCCATCCTTTTTGTTTTCTACTTTTATAGTAACTAactatttgcttttttttttttaatgtgactcATTTAAAGAGTAGAGctttaaaataaagtgattaaaGCTGTCATTAGCAAAATCTCAATCTGTTTTAATTGTCTTTAAAATTATTCTGACCGCAAAAATATTCAGCTGTAGAAAGACAGTCTATGCAATGT
This genomic stretch from Acanthochromis polyacanthus isolate Apoly-LR-REF ecotype Palm Island chromosome 17, KAUST_Apoly_ChrSc, whole genome shotgun sequence harbors:
- the LOC110959399 gene encoding endosialin-like, encoding MADGSCDSSGVCLAPGSQGQRLREVEGEQPGGKAQLAERDALCHQEGCYAVFLQKRTFREAGRSCRERGGTLATMHTRKAAGVVHELLSAIETQGSRPRLRLWIGLHRPPRQCSTTRPLRGFVWVTGDQDGQFTNWLREDTPGTCAAPRCVAMTVHTSENGRESKDNFRWVDGSCALPLDGYVCQYNYKGMCPPLEDEGRGPALYTTPFHLVSSLLTHVPYGSVAALPCPADSTDPDAAAEQSVLCMERDDETVGWSRDTPLCSSSTTPQNQDWCSGDHKCEHFCQNTDTDYYCYCSEGFTIDEDGYSCRPDPLSPTDPPELSSDSAGSTDQPHMKEVCVEAGCEYDCMETPRGVRCICPPGYQMGPDGRRCSDVDECQQQPCPQLCVNIPGTFHCTCNQGYQPDDEGECVDIDECLDEASCEGFCENTVGSFTCLCNPGYEIGIDGECVDVDECVGESPCQQQCLNYVGGYQCFCDNGYDLQSDGLTCQPSPDDEEYSTLTPDPSDSAHSPDLYPNHDVPWSTSFTPDPNFEADTNFDVDWLTEAPEALSPDMAHGSDNHLNPWDALSPRRYQTAPPPTQKDSTGNEIDNEAEAKSGNRGASGAAGAETSNGSAVETGEAEEPKIDSTEDASSTEEVGDGSAAGKRKHDKSWLLVALLVPLCVFLVVMLALGIVYCTSCAVDKSFSFSDCYRWILPTTPPDRRDGKTQA